Proteins from a genomic interval of Nocardioides jishulii:
- a CDS encoding FAD-dependent monooxygenase: MTTYAPLPDSPYFQPTEHPATPLEGLTSSTLPVVVAGAGPVGMAVALGLAQRGIEVVVLEAATKVSFGSRAICISRHSLEVADRLGFGEAITDLALEWEGGRSFYRDREVMRFAMPNEAHTVRGPMVNVSQSEFEQVMVEAIVANPRIQLCWGAAVAGVTQLGDGTVEVQVTSSTGDTTLRTQWLVAADGGRSAVRDALGLRLQGQSYEGRYVIADIHWQSDLPAERMVWFDPPSNPGSTVIMHQQPHDIWRIDYQLAPDDDAEEETREERIRERIAAHLAWLGDERPWRLEWHGFYKARALALDSFLHDRVVFTGDAAHLVPIFGVRGLNSGMEDAETLVWMLASVIHGTADAALLATYSHERHDAWEQNIANAGKSTLVMTPGSYGHRTTRDAVLALATERGEFSHLINPRQSSATHARTSPLTVPLVAPASGLQPGDPVQDRRVRLRDGKQSSLNDVRSTGFGLYGFGLDAESLAAARELRTALSVQREWEYVTLVLDSAPTTLGAATTAEVVLDDAAAEVAHAWGARPGELFVVRPDGLLLARGQATDLHPVLDALATGQTAHLSTAEPSTADRAGATVVAEAACEQAPEQDPAEAAREAIWLALSDGLNSVAADDRDGFLTRLALLLGNSVGESGFAEAVAVAHSVR; the protein is encoded by the coding sequence ATGACGACGTACGCCCCCCTGCCCGACTCCCCCTACTTCCAGCCGACGGAGCACCCGGCGACGCCGCTGGAAGGCCTGACCTCCAGCACCCTCCCGGTCGTCGTGGCCGGCGCCGGCCCCGTGGGCATGGCGGTCGCACTCGGTCTGGCCCAGCGCGGCATCGAGGTCGTGGTGCTCGAGGCGGCGACCAAGGTCTCCTTCGGCAGCCGCGCCATCTGCATCAGCCGCCACAGCCTGGAGGTCGCCGACCGCCTGGGCTTCGGTGAAGCGATCACCGACCTCGCCCTGGAGTGGGAGGGCGGCCGCAGCTTCTACCGCGACCGCGAGGTCATGCGCTTCGCCATGCCCAACGAGGCCCACACCGTGCGCGGCCCGATGGTCAACGTCTCCCAGTCGGAGTTCGAGCAGGTCATGGTCGAGGCGATCGTGGCGAACCCCCGGATCCAGCTCTGCTGGGGCGCGGCGGTCGCTGGCGTCACCCAGCTCGGCGACGGCACGGTCGAGGTGCAGGTCACCTCCTCCACCGGCGACACCACGCTGCGTACGCAGTGGCTCGTCGCCGCCGACGGTGGGCGCAGCGCGGTGCGTGACGCCCTCGGCCTGCGGCTGCAGGGACAGTCCTACGAGGGCCGCTACGTGATCGCCGACATCCACTGGCAGTCCGACCTGCCCGCCGAGCGGATGGTCTGGTTCGACCCGCCGAGCAACCCCGGCTCGACGGTGATCATGCACCAGCAGCCGCACGACATCTGGCGCATCGACTACCAGCTCGCCCCCGACGACGACGCCGAGGAGGAGACCCGCGAGGAGCGCATCCGGGAGCGGATCGCCGCCCACCTCGCCTGGCTCGGCGACGAGCGGCCGTGGCGCCTGGAGTGGCACGGCTTCTACAAGGCGCGCGCGCTGGCGCTGGACAGCTTCCTCCACGACCGCGTGGTCTTCACCGGCGACGCCGCCCACCTGGTGCCGATCTTCGGCGTCCGCGGCCTCAACTCCGGCATGGAGGACGCCGAGACGCTGGTCTGGATGCTCGCCTCGGTCATCCACGGCACCGCCGACGCCGCGCTCCTGGCGACCTACTCCCACGAGCGTCACGACGCGTGGGAGCAGAACATCGCCAACGCGGGCAAGTCGACGCTCGTCATGACGCCGGGCAGCTACGGCCACCGTACGACCCGCGACGCGGTGCTCGCCCTGGCGACCGAGCGCGGCGAGTTCAGCCACCTGATCAACCCGCGTCAGTCGAGTGCCACCCACGCGCGGACCTCGCCGCTCACGGTGCCGCTCGTCGCGCCCGCCTCCGGGCTCCAGCCCGGCGACCCGGTGCAGGACCGCCGGGTCCGCCTGCGCGACGGCAAGCAGAGCTCGCTCAACGACGTACGCAGCACCGGTTTCGGGCTGTACGGGTTCGGCCTCGACGCCGAGTCGCTCGCCGCCGCCCGCGAGCTGCGTACCGCCCTGTCGGTCCAGCGTGAGTGGGAGTACGTCACCCTCGTGCTCGACTCGGCCCCCACCACGCTCGGCGCCGCAACGACGGCAGAGGTCGTCCTCGACGACGCCGCCGCCGAGGTCGCCCACGCCTGGGGCGCCCGCCCCGGGGAGCTCTTCGTGGTCCGCCCCGACGGACTGCTGCTCGCCCGCGGTCAGGCCACCGACCTGCACCCCGTGCTCGACGCGCTGGCCACGGGCCAGACGGCCCACCTCTCGACGGCTGAGCCCTCGACGGCTGACCGGGCCGGTGCCACAGTGGTCGCGGAGGCAGCCTGCGAGCAGGCTCCGGAGCAGGAC
- a CDS encoding MFS transporter, whose amino-acid sequence MTTTVAPPAHAGSPAGGEGTPGHRAAPTGAGRAVASSFVGTAIEWYDFFIYGTAAALVLGPQFFPSDNELAGTLAAFATLAVGFVARPFGGAIMGHFGDRTGRKSMLVFSLLLMGAATVGIGLLPTYDTIGVWAPILLVLLRFVQGIGVGGEWGGAVLMATEHAPKGKAGLYGAAPQMGVPAGVILANVVFLICSQLMSNEAFLEWGWRIPFLLSATLVAVAMWIRLGVMESPAFAAVEEQDALAKMPLMEVITKNWRSVLLAGGTFIATNGIAYVFMVYVLNYGTTELGFSRGTMLALLIAACPLWMLGMGVSAYRSDIVGRRRVYVTGAVALLVCATVFFALIDTASIPVMLAAMLGLAYVLGYTVGPQSALFAELFPAHIRYSGATLGYQVGAILGGGIAPFVATALYAHYETSAAITVYFVGLCLVSLTCTVVLLRRPRLDLADTTPTATPAATEEVR is encoded by the coding sequence ATGACGACCACAGTCGCTCCCCCCGCCCACGCCGGCAGCCCGGCCGGCGGCGAGGGCACCCCCGGCCACCGCGCCGCCCCCACCGGCGCTGGCCGCGCCGTGGCCAGCAGCTTCGTCGGCACCGCCATCGAGTGGTATGACTTCTTCATCTACGGCACCGCCGCGGCGCTCGTCCTCGGCCCCCAATTCTTCCCCAGCGACAACGAGCTGGCCGGCACCCTGGCCGCGTTCGCCACGCTGGCCGTCGGCTTCGTGGCCCGCCCCTTCGGTGGCGCGATCATGGGCCACTTCGGCGACCGGACCGGCCGCAAGTCGATGCTGGTCTTCTCGCTCCTGCTCATGGGCGCGGCCACCGTCGGCATCGGCCTGCTGCCCACCTACGACACCATCGGCGTCTGGGCCCCGATCCTGCTCGTCCTGCTCCGCTTCGTGCAGGGCATCGGCGTGGGCGGCGAGTGGGGCGGCGCCGTGCTGATGGCCACCGAGCACGCCCCCAAGGGCAAGGCCGGCCTCTACGGAGCCGCTCCCCAGATGGGCGTCCCCGCCGGCGTCATCCTCGCCAACGTCGTCTTCCTCATCTGCAGCCAGCTGATGAGCAACGAGGCCTTCCTCGAGTGGGGCTGGCGCATCCCGTTCCTGCTCTCGGCCACCCTGGTCGCGGTCGCCATGTGGATCCGCCTGGGCGTCATGGAGTCTCCCGCCTTCGCTGCCGTCGAGGAGCAGGACGCCCTCGCGAAGATGCCGCTGATGGAGGTCATCACCAAGAACTGGCGCTCCGTGCTGCTGGCCGGCGGCACCTTCATCGCCACCAACGGCATCGCCTACGTCTTCATGGTCTACGTGCTCAACTACGGCACCACCGAGCTCGGCTTCTCCCGCGGCACGATGCTGGCCCTGCTGATCGCTGCCTGCCCGCTGTGGATGCTGGGCATGGGCGTCTCGGCCTACCGCTCCGACATCGTCGGACGGCGTCGCGTCTACGTCACCGGCGCCGTGGCCCTGCTGGTCTGCGCCACGGTCTTCTTCGCCCTGATCGACACCGCCTCGATCCCCGTGATGCTGGCGGCCATGCTCGGCCTGGCCTACGTGCTCGGCTACACCGTCGGCCCGCAGTCGGCCCTCTTCGCCGAGCTCTTCCCCGCGCACATCCGCTACAGCGGCGCGACCCTGGGCTACCAGGTCGGCGCCATCCTCGGTGGCGGCATCGCCCCCTTCGTGGCCACGGCCCTCTACGCCCACTACGAGACCTCGGCCGCGATCACCGTCTACTTCGTGGGCCTGTGCCTGGTCAGCCTGACCTGCACGGTGGTGCTGCTGCGCCGTCCCCGTCTGGACCTGGCCGACACCACCCCCACCGCCACCCCCGCCGCGACCGAGGAGGTGCGCTGA
- a CDS encoding LysR substrate-binding domain-containing protein, translating to MARAEGVPAFTMNQLAAFVAVAEAGTISGAAERLHLSPSALSASVTDLERHLQTQLLHRRKAKGVSLTASGELVLPRARYLLHQASELEADARGDERGVSGLVRLGCYPSLAPTVLPQLVSDFARRHPEAHLEVHELTQDQLTSRLEAGDLDLAIMYDLDLAPSWRTATLAHLRPRVVLPATHRLAEDAGPVDLSHLRKDPMVLLDAPPSGSHAHDCCARAGFTPRVAYRARTYETARSFVGRGLGWTLLLQRPSSDTTYEGHPVVVKEIVAPVLPEVAVDLVWHPGSLLSRATRTFITEALNKPAQEKRPVPPKF from the coding sequence GTGGCCAGAGCAGAGGGTGTCCCGGCGTTCACGATGAACCAGCTCGCCGCCTTCGTGGCCGTCGCCGAGGCAGGCACGATCAGCGGCGCCGCCGAGCGGCTGCACCTCTCCCCCTCGGCGCTCTCCGCCTCCGTCACCGACCTGGAGCGCCACCTGCAGACCCAGCTCCTGCACCGTCGCAAGGCCAAGGGCGTCAGCCTCACCGCCAGCGGCGAGCTGGTGCTGCCCCGGGCTCGCTACCTGCTGCACCAGGCCTCCGAGCTGGAGGCCGATGCCCGAGGTGACGAACGCGGAGTCTCCGGGCTGGTGCGGCTGGGCTGCTACCCCTCGTTGGCGCCGACCGTGCTGCCGCAGCTCGTCTCCGACTTCGCGCGACGCCACCCCGAGGCGCACCTGGAGGTGCACGAGCTCACCCAGGACCAGCTGACCTCGCGCCTCGAGGCCGGCGACCTCGACCTCGCCATCATGTACGACCTGGACCTCGCACCGTCGTGGCGCACGGCCACCCTGGCCCACCTGCGTCCGCGGGTCGTGCTGCCCGCCACGCACCGGCTCGCCGAGGACGCCGGGCCCGTCGACCTCTCCCACCTGCGCAAGGACCCGATGGTCCTGCTCGACGCCCCGCCGAGCGGCAGCCACGCCCACGACTGCTGTGCCAGGGCGGGCTTCACTCCTCGGGTGGCCTACCGGGCGCGGACCTACGAGACCGCTCGCTCCTTCGTCGGCCGCGGACTGGGGTGGACGCTCCTGCTCCAGCGACCCAGCAGCGACACGACGTACGAGGGCCACCCCGTGGTCGTGAAGGAGATCGTCGCGCCGGTGCTGCCCGAGGTCGCCGTCGACCTGGTCTGGCACCCGGGATCGCTGCTCAGCCGGGCGACGCGCACCTTCATCACCGAGGCGCTCAACAAGCCCGCGCAGGAGAAGCGGCCAGTACCACCGAAATTCTGA
- a CDS encoding ABC transporter ATP-binding protein, translating to MAENHTARVELAGVRHHFTVGGAAVGALERVDLTLEPGEFVTLAGPSGCGKTTLLRLVAGFMAPSEGSVSVGDRPVRGPGAERGVVFQQPTLFPWLSVRRNVELGPKLRGVGKAARREVADRYLELVGLEAFGDHRPYELSGGMQQRCQIARVLANESDIVLMDEPFGALDALTRERLQNELLEIWRATGRTILFITHSVDEAVFLGSRVLVMSPRPGRIVLDRSAVFTQGGAADGVKVAPEEIRALPAYRELLEEVRAAIHLPATA from the coding sequence ATGGCTGAGAACCACACCGCGCGCGTCGAGCTCGCCGGCGTGCGGCACCACTTCACCGTGGGTGGTGCCGCCGTCGGCGCGCTCGAGCGGGTCGACCTGACCCTCGAGCCGGGCGAGTTCGTCACGCTCGCGGGTCCGTCCGGCTGCGGAAAGACGACGTTGCTGCGCCTCGTGGCCGGCTTCATGGCGCCGAGCGAAGGGTCGGTCTCCGTGGGCGACCGGCCCGTCCGGGGCCCCGGCGCCGAGCGCGGCGTCGTCTTCCAGCAGCCCACGCTCTTCCCCTGGCTCAGCGTGCGCCGCAACGTCGAGCTCGGGCCCAAGCTGCGCGGCGTCGGCAAGGCAGCGCGCCGCGAGGTCGCCGACCGTTACCTCGAGCTCGTCGGGCTGGAGGCCTTCGGCGACCACCGCCCGTACGAGCTCTCCGGCGGCATGCAGCAGCGCTGCCAGATCGCGCGGGTGCTGGCCAACGAGTCCGACATCGTGCTGATGGACGAGCCGTTCGGGGCCCTGGACGCACTGACCCGTGAGCGGCTGCAGAACGAGCTGCTGGAGATCTGGCGCGCCACCGGCCGCACGATCCTCTTCATCACCCACAGCGTCGACGAGGCGGTCTTCCTCGGCTCGCGCGTGCTGGTGATGAGCCCCCGTCCGGGGCGCATCGTGCTCGACCGCAGCGCGGTCTTCACCCAGGGCGGAGCGGCGGACGGCGTCAAGGTGGCACCGGAGGAGATCCGGGCACTTCCCGCCTACCGGGAGCTGCTCGAGGAGGTGCGGGCAGCGATCCATCTGCCCGCCACCGCCTGA
- a CDS encoding ABC transporter substrate-binding protein gives MKTRIAPRLSRGATALLAATLALGLAACGSDDDKKEGASAAVAECPWEADESVTAKARIAWQAIPNADVVVKDLGLLEACLPNAEITWVQASSGGQVIEWYGGDQVDLGLMGSSPAARSASSPTVDDVDIQTIWVHDVIGDAESLIVKDEAIEEVADLEGRTIGVPFASTAHYSLLQAISEAGLDATKDVKVINLEPDNMPAAWQGDEIDGVWVWDPVQSQLLSDGGTRILSSKDTAEKGWPTFDVGTVTTAFATENPEFLATWAQAQDHAVRLIKDDPATAAESVGVVLGIDPGEAEKQFAGLVFLTAEEQAGPDYLGGKLASDLFTAAGFLLEQGEIEKVSPKADYVSRVNAEPASSVANG, from the coding sequence ATGAAGACACGCATCGCCCCCCGCCTCAGCAGGGGCGCCACCGCGCTCCTCGCCGCCACGCTCGCCCTGGGCCTGGCCGCGTGCGGCAGCGACGACGACAAGAAGGAAGGGGCGTCGGCCGCCGTGGCCGAGTGCCCGTGGGAGGCCGACGAGTCCGTGACCGCCAAGGCCCGCATCGCCTGGCAGGCCATCCCCAACGCCGACGTCGTCGTGAAGGACCTCGGCCTCCTGGAGGCCTGCCTCCCCAACGCCGAGATCACCTGGGTGCAGGCGTCCTCCGGCGGCCAGGTGATCGAGTGGTACGGCGGTGACCAGGTCGACCTCGGCCTGATGGGCTCCTCCCCCGCGGCACGCTCCGCCTCGTCTCCGACCGTCGACGACGTCGACATCCAGACCATCTGGGTCCACGACGTCATCGGTGATGCCGAGTCACTCATCGTCAAGGACGAGGCCATCGAGGAGGTCGCCGACCTGGAGGGACGCACCATCGGCGTGCCGTTCGCCTCCACCGCCCACTACTCCCTGCTGCAGGCGATCTCGGAGGCCGGCCTCGACGCCACCAAGGACGTCAAGGTCATCAACCTCGAGCCCGACAACATGCCCGCCGCGTGGCAGGGCGACGAGATCGACGGCGTCTGGGTCTGGGACCCGGTCCAGTCGCAGCTGCTCTCCGACGGCGGCACCCGGATCCTCTCGTCCAAGGACACCGCGGAGAAGGGCTGGCCGACCTTCGACGTCGGCACCGTCACGACCGCGTTCGCGACCGAGAACCCGGAGTTCCTCGCCACGTGGGCGCAGGCGCAGGACCACGCCGTACGCCTGATCAAGGACGACCCGGCCACCGCGGCCGAGTCGGTGGGCGTCGTGCTGGGCATCGACCCGGGCGAGGCCGAGAAGCAGTTCGCCGGCCTGGTCTTCCTCACCGCCGAGGAGCAGGCAGGTCCGGACTACCTGGGCGGCAAGCTCGCCTCCGACCTCTTCACCGCGGCGGGCTTCCTGCTCGAGCAGGGCGAGATCGAGAAGGTCTCACCGAAGGCCGACTACGTCTCGCGGGTCAACGCCGAGCCCGCCTCCTCCGTGGCCAATGGCTGA
- a CDS encoding ABC transporter permease: protein MSSTHATAPRAAAPERPPAQGERRRTPAKSRRRAGLRRAALHLTSFSVLMLIWWAVTSAGLVRPLYLPGPGAVWEAFVRANTDHPITEGSDRMVRGAQNHYLWEHLLASLRRIAIGVGLAIAIGIPAGLLMATTWLGTLLEPYLHFLRSLPPLAYIGLLMVWFGIGDTSKIWLLLLAAFPPIAMATISGVRSVKEDQVNAVRSLGASRRQALTSVVLPATLPEVLTGIRVATGFAWTTVVAAEIANGIPGIGGLAYLSGQKLQSPLVIACIIVIGVAAILIDLGLKSLEKVLVPWRGKA, encoded by the coding sequence ATGTCGTCGACCCATGCCACCGCACCACGTGCCGCGGCACCCGAGCGCCCACCCGCGCAGGGTGAGCGTCGGCGTACGCCCGCCAAATCGCGCCGCCGGGCCGGCCTGCGCCGCGCCGCCCTGCACCTCACCTCGTTCTCGGTCCTGATGCTCATCTGGTGGGCGGTCACGAGCGCCGGGCTCGTCCGCCCGCTCTACCTGCCCGGCCCCGGCGCGGTGTGGGAGGCCTTCGTGCGGGCCAACACCGACCACCCGATCACCGAGGGGTCGGACCGCATGGTGCGCGGCGCGCAGAACCACTACCTGTGGGAGCACCTGCTCGCCAGCCTGCGGCGCATCGCGATCGGCGTCGGGCTCGCCATCGCCATCGGCATCCCGGCCGGCCTGCTCATGGCCACCACCTGGCTGGGCACCCTGCTGGAGCCCTACCTCCACTTCCTGCGCTCGCTGCCGCCGCTGGCCTACATCGGCCTGCTGATGGTCTGGTTCGGCATCGGCGACACCTCCAAGATCTGGCTCCTGCTGCTCGCGGCCTTCCCGCCGATCGCGATGGCGACCATCTCCGGCGTCCGCAGCGTCAAGGAGGACCAGGTCAACGCGGTGCGCTCGCTCGGCGCGAGCCGACGCCAGGCGCTGACCTCCGTGGTCCTGCCCGCGACGCTGCCCGAGGTGCTCACCGGCATCCGCGTCGCCACGGGCTTCGCCTGGACCACCGTCGTGGCGGCGGAGATCGCCAACGGCATCCCGGGCATCGGTGGCCTGGCCTACCTGTCGGGCCAGAAGCTCCAGAGCCCGCTCGTGATCGCCTGCATCATCGTCATCGGTGTCGCGGCGATCCTCATCGACCTCGGGTTGAAGTCACTCGAAAAGGTCCTTGTCCCCTGGCGGGGCAAGGCGTGA
- a CDS encoding CaiB/BaiF CoA transferase family protein, with product MSDASPHSGHQPASPAPSSLPLSGIRVLELGNFIAAPTATRMLADFGAEVIKVERPRTGDELRNWRLFAGETSMLYRTLNRNKLSVELDLRSEAGLRAAKELITTCDVLVENFRPGTLDRWGLDAATLEELNPELVVARISAFGQTGPMAARPGFAAVAEAYGGLRELVGEADRPPSRVGVSIGDSIAGLYAAFGIVMQLHQRERARGAGGTGPSPAQQHVDVALHEAIFSMMESLVPDVSAYGVTRVRTGGRMEGIAPSNAYPCADGDVVISGNADNLFPRFMRAIGRDDLAEDPALVNNKGRWDRRDELDDAIGAWTKGRTREEALEVLEEAGVPAGPIMTASDIMVDEQFLARDMVQTLPVQVDGDVRDVAFPGVVPVLGERSISVRHVGPDLGEHNAYVLGELLGWSPEAVAEATGR from the coding sequence ATGAGCGACGCCTCCCCCCACTCGGGTCACCAGCCCGCCAGCCCCGCCCCCTCCTCCCTCCCGCTCAGCGGGATTCGGGTGCTCGAGCTCGGCAACTTCATCGCCGCCCCGACCGCGACCCGGATGCTCGCCGACTTCGGCGCAGAGGTGATCAAGGTCGAGCGCCCGCGCACCGGCGACGAGCTGCGCAACTGGCGCCTCTTCGCCGGCGAGACCTCGATGCTCTACCGCACCCTCAACCGCAACAAGCTCTCCGTGGAGCTCGACCTGCGCTCCGAGGCCGGCCTGCGCGCGGCCAAGGAGCTGATCACCACCTGCGACGTGCTGGTGGAGAACTTCCGCCCCGGCACGCTCGACCGGTGGGGACTCGACGCGGCCACGCTCGAGGAGCTCAACCCCGAGCTCGTGGTGGCCCGGATCTCCGCCTTCGGCCAGACCGGGCCGATGGCCGCCCGCCCGGGCTTCGCGGCCGTCGCGGAGGCGTACGGCGGGCTGCGCGAGCTGGTCGGCGAGGCCGACCGTCCGCCGTCGCGCGTCGGTGTCTCCATCGGCGACTCGATCGCGGGCCTCTACGCCGCCTTCGGGATCGTCATGCAGCTCCACCAGCGCGAGCGGGCCCGTGGCGCCGGAGGCACGGGCCCCTCGCCGGCGCAGCAGCACGTCGACGTGGCGCTGCACGAGGCGATCTTCTCGATGATGGAGTCGCTGGTGCCGGACGTCTCCGCCTACGGCGTGACGCGCGTGCGCACCGGCGGGCGGATGGAGGGGATCGCCCCGTCCAACGCCTACCCCTGCGCCGACGGCGACGTGGTGATCTCCGGCAACGCCGACAACCTCTTCCCGCGGTTCATGCGCGCCATCGGTCGCGACGACCTGGCCGAGGACCCCGCCCTGGTCAACAACAAGGGCCGCTGGGACCGCCGCGACGAGCTCGACGACGCGATCGGCGCCTGGACGAAGGGGCGTACGCGCGAGGAGGCGCTCGAAGTCCTCGAGGAGGCAGGCGTCCCGGCCGGACCGATCATGACGGCCTCCGACATCATGGTCGACGAGCAGTTCCTGGCCCGCGACATGGTGCAGACGCTGCCCGTCCAGGTCGACGGCGACGTCCGGGACGTCGCCTTCCCCGGCGTCGTGCCCGTCCTCGGTGAGCGCTCGATCTCGGTGCGCCACGTCGGACCCGACCTCGGCGAGCACAACGCGTACGTCCTCGGCGAGCTCTTGGGCTGGTCGCCCGAGGCGGTGGCCGAGGCGACCGGGCGCTGA
- a CDS encoding CAP domain-containing protein: MKRIAPMVVALLTTLVLVLIATPAPAQAATAAQRYGTAAEKATNAARAKHDRVKLKGNKCLRKYARIQATKMARKGDIWHQDLNVIARKCKMSWVGENVAMGFPTGKAAVNKGWMKSKGHRRNILRKQFRLGVVVARKDSDGHWYAAQVFGRR, encoded by the coding sequence GTGAAGCGAATCGCCCCCATGGTCGTAGCCCTCCTCACCACACTCGTGCTGGTGCTCATCGCGACCCCGGCCCCGGCGCAGGCGGCCACGGCCGCGCAGCGCTACGGAACCGCCGCGGAGAAGGCCACCAACGCGGCCCGGGCGAAGCACGACCGGGTGAAGCTCAAGGGCAACAAGTGCTTGCGCAAGTACGCCCGCATCCAGGCCACCAAGATGGCCCGCAAGGGCGACATCTGGCACCAGGACCTCAACGTCATCGCGCGCAAGTGCAAGATGTCATGGGTCGGTGAAAACGTCGCCATGGGCTTTCCCACGGGCAAGGCCGCGGTCAACAAGGGCTGGATGAAGTCGAAGGGGCACCGACGGAACATCCTGCGCAAGCAGTTCCGGCTCGGTGTCGTCGTCGCCCGCAAGGACTCGGACGGTCATTGGTACGCCGCCCAGGTCTTCGGGCGTCGCTGA
- the prfB gene encoding peptide chain release factor 2 gives MAGTDFDVEIKQLRATMKTIGQVLDLDAMRIEIAELEDQVGSPDLWDDQANAQRVTGRLSQLNGELERFTGLEGRIDDLEIMVELATDEADAESLADAQAELDRIKKSVETLEVRTLLSGEYDAREALISIRAGAGGVDAADFAQTLQRMYVRWAEQHGYPVEIYETSYAEEAGIKSTTFAVKAPYAYGTLSVEAGTHRLVRISPFDNQGRRQTSFAAVEVVPVLEQTDEIDIPDEEIRVDVYRSGGPGGQSVNTTDSAVRLTHIPTGTVVSCQNEKSQLQNKASAMVVLKAKLLALKKAEEKAHLDEMRGDVQASWGDQMRNYVLNPYQIVKDLRTGYEAGNPQAVFDGDLDPFLEAGIRWRRGAEKAEAN, from the coding sequence GTGGCTGGTACCGACTTCGACGTAGAGATCAAGCAACTCCGGGCGACGATGAAGACCATCGGCCAGGTCCTCGACCTGGACGCGATGCGCATCGAGATCGCCGAGCTCGAGGACCAGGTCGGTTCACCCGACCTGTGGGACGACCAGGCGAACGCCCAGCGGGTGACCGGCCGCCTCTCCCAGCTCAACGGTGAGCTCGAGCGCTTCACCGGCCTCGAGGGACGCATCGACGACCTCGAGATCATGGTCGAGCTCGCCACCGACGAGGCCGACGCCGAGTCGCTCGCCGATGCCCAGGCCGAGCTCGACCGGATCAAGAAGTCGGTCGAGACGCTCGAGGTCCGCACCCTGCTCTCCGGTGAGTACGACGCCCGCGAGGCCCTGATCAGCATCCGTGCCGGCGCCGGTGGCGTCGACGCCGCCGACTTCGCGCAGACCCTGCAGCGCATGTACGTGCGCTGGGCCGAGCAGCACGGCTACCCGGTCGAGATCTACGAGACCTCGTACGCGGAGGAGGCCGGCATCAAGTCGACGACCTTTGCGGTCAAGGCGCCCTACGCCTACGGCACCCTCTCGGTCGAGGCCGGCACCCACCGCCTCGTGCGCATCAGCCCCTTCGACAACCAGGGCCGTCGTCAGACCAGCTTCGCCGCGGTCGAGGTCGTCCCGGTGCTGGAGCAGACCGACGAGATCGACATCCCCGACGAGGAGATCCGCGTCGACGTCTACCGCTCCGGTGGTCCCGGTGGCCAGTCGGTCAACACCACCGACTCCGCCGTGCGCCTGACCCACATCCCCACCGGCACCGTGGTCAGCTGCCAGAACGAGAAGTCGCAGCTGCAGAACAAGGCCTCCGCGATGGTCGTCCTCAAGGCCAAGCTCCTGGCGCTGAAGAAGGCCGAGGAGAAGGCCCACCTCGACGAGATGCGCGGCGACGTGCAGGCGTCGTGGGGCGACCAGATGCGCAACTACGTGCTCAACCCGTACCAGATCGTCAAGGACCTGCGCACCGGTTACGAGGCCGGCAACCCCCAGGCTGTCTTCGACGGTGACCTGGACCCGTTCCTCGAGGCCGGCATCCGGTGGCGCCGCGGCGCCGAGAAGGCCGAGGCCAACTGA